AATAGTTTTTATAGTATTAATAACGATTCATATTCAGAAGATTTAAGTTTCGATTATGACTATTATCAAAAGGATCCATATAATAAAAATATCTTTAATTCTAGTATAATCAGTTATAAATCTCTTCGCGTGAATTTTGGTAAAACTGAAACATCACTTATTCTTGAATTTCATACATTGAGAAAAGTAAAGGACAAATGGCTTTATTTATATATAAACAATTACTACTCATATTATTTTTTTGGAATAGATGAAATAAAATCTATAAAAATAAAAAATAAAGAAGGGAAAGAAAAAACATATGACAAAGAAGATTTAGTAGATAAATGGTTTACAAATGGTAATCTAAAATTAGATCATGAAATGTTTAATTCAGAATTCGACGAATATACAATAGAAATACTTATGGAACCTATGCCAATAAAAACAAATGAAATAATAATTCAGAATTGTATACGGGATATAAATTATTATTTTGGGTGGAATGCTGATGAGTTTGTTTATATTAGTTCAAATGTTGGGAGAACGAACAACAATGTTATTTATTATTCACCAACAAATATTTCACCAATGAATACAAAAATAGAAACTACCATAATTAGAGACAAAACAAAAAATGATTGGAACCTATATATCCAATTTCTAGCAAATGCTCTTGCATTTTCAGTTGTAATTGTTTCTGCAGGGAAGTATCTACTAGGAAAAAAATAATAATGGTTAAGATTTTAGTTTAATTAGTAAAAATATAATTATCCAAAAATAAAGTCAATAAGGTTAAATAAAGGAGTGTAAAAAGATTAAAAGACTCTCCTTTTATTTACATCTTTTAGGCCTAGGGGCACGTTTATTTATTGACTTTATTTTTTTAATGGCCTATAAAAAGACCTAAAAATCATCTTTTGACGCCTTTAATGAATTCTTTATCTGTATGCGCTTGGCTCCTTAACAAGTGCGAGGGACTACAGTATTACTCGAAAGAGTAGAGAGAAGAATTATTAAACTATTTAAATAAATAAACAAAATAATTATAAAAATGATAGAAGGAATTATATTGGGAATAGGACTTCATGCAAAAGTAAAAGTAAAACAAAAAAGAATAAATAAAAAAAGACCTATTTTAGAATTGGAAGGAGGGCATGATCTTTTTAAAAAAGATAACAAGTGGAACTATCTGACTAGAATTATTGATAGAGAAAATGATCATTATTTAGAAGTTATAAAAGATATAAAAACAGAGAAAATTATTAAAAAAGAAGATTGTAAACTTTCAGATCATTACGGCCATGGCAGTGCCAAATGGAAAAAGAACAGATATAAGATACTTAGATTTTTTAAAACCATAATCTCATTTTTTAAAAGATTATTTGTCTGATTCTTTAAGATTAGATAACGAAAAACAATATTTTTTTTATAATTCACTTTTTGAACTTCGTCAACAGCATGAATATAGACCCTAGTAGAGAAAATTAATTACTAACTCCTCTAAATCCCCATTATTTTCCCTAACTACCCCGCCCTAAACAGCCACAAAATCATTTACGTATAATAATCCTATTTTAGTTAGAAGAAGGTATTTAAATAAAACGCCAATATATAAGGACGATGACTACCAATGTAAGGCGTGTCTGGGATAAAATGGAATACGAAACTCCTAAGGCCTACGATGCATTTCTCTCCTATTGTGAGTTGGGCCCAAATAGAAGCCTATCAAAGTTGTCAAAGAATCTCAAGAAAAGCAAGTCGCTTCTCTCACGCTGGTCCGCTAGATATGACTGGTTCTATAGGGCTTCCACATACGACAAGTACCTTCATGAAATGGTTATGAGAGAAGTTGCAATTATTTGGGCTATGGTCATTTGAGTATCTAATATGCTCAATCTATTAACAAAAAAATAGTATGGCGCATATCTAAACAAAATTATAAAAGAAATAATCGTGAATAATCCAATAAATAAAGGAGTCTTATAATTAATTTCCATTATTAGAAATCTCAAGTTGGAATATATAAATGTATATATAATGCGAGTTTATTTTGGTGAATTTCTCAATGAAAAAATATTTCCCTATTTGAAGAAAAATAAGTATAATTATTTTTTAAAGAAATTTATTTTATCTCCTACTAATGAAACAATAAAAATAGAACTTAAGGTACCAATAAAAGCCGAAAATAAAATTCCTAAAAATAAGTTAATTCGATCTCTATTCTTATTATATAGAGATATGTCAGTAGTTTGAAAATTTTCATAATCAGCTATTTTGGCCCCACCAATTAAAGATTCTATATCATTTGATTTATTTCTCAATTCAAAATCAGAGTCCCATAAAATACTATAAGGATAATGATACGAAAATGCCCTCAAAAGATAATCTTTTTCTAAATCAAAATTCATATTTCTCTTAAATTTTATCTTAATATAAAGGTAAGAATAATTATTGGGATTAAATATATCTTGATTTAATTTTATATGTATTGATGAATTATCAAATACAATTTTATCATTATTTATTTTGGAGGAATTATATATATTCTCATAAGCTATACTGAATGTGCGTTTTTCATAATTAGGATAATAACGGTACACGTCAATGCTATCAATGTCTTTTGTATTTATCAAATTTCCTTTTAAAGTGTCAATATTTATATAAAAATGTAAATATTTATCGTATAAAAAATTTTTGTATATAGATGCTATCAGAATAGGTTTGGATAATAGTTGAAACGATTAATATCCCAAAAAAAGGCGGTATTAAGACTCCTAGTGAAGCAAATAAAGATCCCCAAAATCCCTTTATTTTGCTTCCTAATAATATTGACAAATTAAATGCAATTGGTCCCGGCATAGATTGTGCTATTGAGAGTAAATTAAAAAATTCTTTTTCTGATATCAATTTTTTATTAATCAAATTTCTCTCTATTGCAGGGGCCATTGCATATCCGCCCCCAATAGTAAATCCGGATATCTTAAGAAAAATGAGAAAAATAGAAAGTAATTCTCTATTTTTAGAGTCAAGAATCTTCATGTGCAACTCCTTAAAATATTCTAACGATATAGATTTAAATCAATTTTTGATGTAAACAATCGTATGAATTTATATTCGTAATCCAAAAACTTAAATATAGTTAGATGATTTAACATCAACATAAACAACAAAGGGGATTAAATTGAGCGAATATCTTTTGGAAGTTGAAAATATAACAATAACTTTTGATGGCAGAAAAATTCTTGATAATGTATCCTTCAAATTGAAAGAAGGGGAATCTTTAGGTTTATTGGGTAAAAGTGGTAGCGGTAAATCTGTCCTTATCAACATATTGAGGGGAACTAAAGAATATAGGCCAACAGAAGGTAAAATCTTCTACAATGTTTCTTATTGCCCAAAGTGTCTGAAAGTTGACCTTCCAAGCAAAAAGGGCACTAAATGCACTAAATGCAATGAAGAAATGATTCTAAAAAAAGTTGATTTCTGGGAAGATAAAACGCTCTTTAATCAAATAAGAAAAAGAACTGCTATTATGTTACAGCGTACATTTTCACTTTATGGTGAAAAAACGGTAATGGAGAATATGCAGGATGCTTTTACTGGAACTGAAATCCCAAGAAACATGGTCATACCAAGGATTATAGAACTTCTACAAAAAGTGAATATGGTCCAAAGGATGACACATATTGCAAGGGATTTATCGGGTGGAGAAAAACAAAGAATAGTTCTTGCAAGACAACTTGCCATAAATCCTATGTTACTTCTAGCTGATGAGCCTACAGGAACATTGGATCCTTTAACTGCAAGTACGGTTCATAATGTCCTTCTAGATTCGGTAAAACAAGGGATGTCCCTAATAGTCACATCACACTGGCCTGAAGCTATTGAGTTGTTGACTCAAAAAGCTGTTTGGCTTGAAAATGGAAAAGTAATCCAATCTGGAGATTCAAAAGAAGTTGTTAAATCCTTTATGCAAAAACTAATGCCTGAAGAGAAGATAAGATTCCCAGGCATTGGAAGTAGTATAATTGAACTATGGGATGTGAAAAAACACTACTATTCTATATCTCGTGGAGTTGTTAAAGCTGTTGATGGGGTTACTTTTGCCGTTAATGAAAAAGAGATTTTTGGATTAGTGGGCAAGAGCGGAGCTGGCAAAACTACAGTTTCAAGAATTATTGCTGGGATTACTCCGTTTACTGATGGCGAACTAAACATAAGAATCGGTGATGAATGGATAGATATGAAAGAACCCGGATTCTTAGGTAAAGGTAAGGCAATGCTCTACATGGGAATGCTTCACCAAGAATATACTTTGTATCCTGATAAAAACGTACTACAAAATTTAACTGACTCTATAGGAATCAAACTTCCAAAGGAATTAGGAAAAATGAAAGTTATTTCTGTCCTTGAAGGTGTTGGCTTTGAGGACCCAACTGAACTTGATGAAATACTACTTAAAATGCCAGATGCTCTTTCTGTTGGAGAAAAACATAGGATTGCATTGGCCCAAGTATTAATCAAGGAGCCAAGGATAGTTATTCTTGATGAACCTACAGGTACTATGGACCCATTCACAAGAAAAATTGTTGCAAAGTCTATAAGAAAAGCTAGGGAAGTATTGGGTGAAACATTTTTAATAGTCACGCACGACTCTGATTTTATCGTGGATGTTTGCGATAGGGCATGTTACATGAAAGATGGAAAAGTAGTTCTTATAGGGGAGCCTGAAGAAATAAAAGAACGAATGATATCTATTAAAGAACCTGAAAATGAATAGCTAATTTTTCTCTAATATATTTTATTTATTTACATTATTAATATTTCAAAATACAAAGTTTTGAAAAGCAATAATATTAAACTATTGATTAACAATAATATTATATATTATTTTCATTAATAACAATAATTGATTAATTATTGAAATTAATTTATTCTAAAATTAGCAATCATGTTATCGATGGGATAGGATATGAAGATATCGAGTAAGGCTTTTATGAACTCTAAAACTATAGATACTTTCAATTCTAAATCCTATTTCTTCAAAAGGATATTCTTTATCCAAGCCTACTACACATCTTTTTTTGAAAGATTCTAACATTGAAAAGAAACAATCTTTATACATCTTCTCTTTATCTTTATCTATTTTAGTTGAACGGCCATAAGGTGCATCGGTAACGATAGACTCAAACTTTCTACCAAAGGTCCCATATATCTTTCTTGCATCGCCCACACGAATATCAAAATTATGTATTCCATAATTTGAAAGATTCATTTTTGTTCCCAATACGCTTTTTTCTTCTATATCTAGACCATAAGTTTCCAGGCCTATTAATCCTGCTTCAATTAAAATCCCCCCTGTTCCAGCAAAGGGATCCAAGATTTCTGATTGTGCCTGAGAAATATTGATCATAGCTCTTGCTATACGTGGATCAATTGATGTTGGAGAAAAAAAGGGTCTAAGCTGTGGTTTTCTTTTGTTAAAGTCACTCTTGTTTCTTTCGAATATTTTTTTCCCAATAACTAATCTATCATTTAAAATGACCCCAACTATTTCATCCATTGGATTCGTTAAATCTACCTTTATTTTATTTTGAAAAAAATTAGATATCGATTTTCCAATGATACTTTCGAGGTCCCCATAATCTTTAACATCTTTATTCTTAACTCTAACCTTAAAAGTTCTATTAAAGTCAAGTACAGAATCCCATTGTATTCCGGATAAAATTCTATCCATTTTTTCATCAATAATTGAATCAGAAATAATTTCCAAAACAAAATGGGTCAGGCCCAATCTATAAAGGAACTCAATATTTTTTTTATTAATGTTAACTAGTAGCAGTTGCCCCTCAGAATGCTCTATCTTATAGATTGCACCATAAGAATCTAGCAATGAAACAACTTCTTCTTTAGCAAATAAAGTGTTGCCCCCAGACAAAAAAAATAGTAATTTCATCTATATCTCCATTGGAGCAAGGTACAAAGTAAATCGACCTTCGTCTTTTGTAGGATACTCAAGTTTTAAGGGAAGTTTTGTTCCTCCAACAGATATTTTAAGGTAATCTGAGAGAGCATATGCATTTAAAAAACTTAAAATATAGTTTAGATTATATTTTGAACGCTGAGTAGTTTTTGTTTCAAATTTTCTTATAGAACTTGAATCTGAAGAGATTTCAGCCAAAGCTTTTGATGTGTAATCCTCAGATAGAATAGAAATATTATTTTTATGTACTGAAAAAAGGATAGTGCCTCCAATTATGGCCATATCTTTTATAATATCTCTAAAAATCTTACTATCAATTTCAATGAAAGTTGAGTATTTTGGATTTAATGTTGGTATGTTAAAATTACTTGTTGAAAGTAAAGTAAATTCAAAATTTCTTTTAAAATCACTTTCTAAAACAATTTCAATCTTGCCAGCTTTAGAATTGACATCAATTATCAATGATTCACCAGCACTTGCTCGTTTACATATTCTCGCAAAGGAATCTATATTAATCCCAATAGACTCTTCAACATCTATTTGAAAAGTATCAAAAGTTTTAGCAGGCATGAAAAATTCAACTTTTGATATAAGAGAAGGATCTGTCCCCTCGATGTAGATCCCATTATTTTTTATTGTAAAAAGACATTCTCCCGTAAGTTCAGATATTGATTCAATTACTTGCTTAATAGATGATATATCACTGGATATGAAGCGGGACATTAAAACACGTATAAGTTTATAAAAATAGTTATAAAAGATTTTCGTATAAGTTTATTAAATACTTATATTGAATCCTTCTTCTTTCCCTTTATTACTTCTTTTGGATCAGGCACGGAATTAGAGTTATTAGAGGAGAATCGACGAATATTTTCTTCCTTTTTGCCTTTAATAACTTCCTTTATATCTGGTACAGGAACATATGAATCATTTGAACTAGAAGGCCTTTTCTCTAATAATTCTTTAATTGAAGAGGGTATTTCGGGGGAGGTGTTGTTGTATCTAAAGTTGTTTGTCCAAGAGCTTCCCTTTTTACTTGATCCATTGTCGCCTTCTTTAAAGGGATTCTCTGGAGCACCGTTATTCTTCTTTTGTTTGAAGTCTTTGTATGCCCTTTCTACCGATGGAGGAAGATCTAGGTCGATATTTTTGGGAACCACTCTTCCTTTTATTTCTTTCAATTGCTCTTCTTCAAACTCAACATGTTTTTTATTTTCAATTTCGTTAATTTCATTTAATATTTTAGTCTGAAATTCGTCAAGTTCCTTTCTATCCATTAACTCTATATGACTAACATCCTCTGATTCAATTCTCTGCTCTGCTATTGCTATATTCTCTTTTCTTTTTTCAATTTCTTCTAAAGTTTTAGTAATTTCAGATCTTAATGATTCTATTTCAAAAGAATCAAGAGAGGCCAGCTTATCTTGATCCTGTAAAGTTGATTTTAATTCTTCTATATCTTTTCTAATCTCTTCCGGAGGGCCAAATTCTATCCTTGGGGGCCTTATATTAATATCCTCTTCTGCTATTGGCATGACCTGTGGAGAATATTTCATTTCGGCCTTTGCATTGTTAATTTTAATTCCCTCTTTTTGTGAAGGTAGTTCTTTATTAATGACCCCTGCAGATTCCAATTCTTTTCTTAAAGATTCATTTTTTAGACCTTTGGATTCTTGAGATTCATATAAATGGGATAGGGAAAAAGGTTTCTTTTCTTGAGGTATGCCTTCTTTCTTCTTTGAAAATAATGAAAATTTACTCTTTTGTTTCTGTTTAATTGCAGGAGGCGCAACTTTTTTACCGAGTAATTCATGACCAATCTGATCTTTAGTTAGTATATTATCTTCACGTGTTGCAAACTCTTTAAACTTATTTTCAATTTCAAGACTTGGAGAGGGAGGTGGTTGCATTCTTTCTTTGGAGGGTATTTTTTCCTTCTTAGAAAACAGGTCAAAACTTTTCTTCTCTTTTTTAATGCCTCCATCTAGTGATTTAGATTGAGTTCCGAAGGGAGCTATTGGAGCCTGTTGTTCAGATTTAACAGATTTTTCTTTTTGTCTTGAGAAAACTCCAAATCCTTTTTCGGATTTAGTTGTTTTTTTCTTAACTATCTCTGGGCCGGGAGGAGGTGTTCCACCTTTTTGGATCATAGATTTAGTAGATGGCCCTTTCGATCTGGTTGATCTATAGACCGAGTATCCTACTACGGACAAAAGTAGTGCAATAATTGCAATTATAATATATGGCGCATATGGGGAAGACTTAATATCCTCTATTGTTTGAGTTACGGCTTGAGGGACACTTGGTACGCTAGATTGAGGAGCTACTTTTGCTTTAACACTGATTGCTGTTCTTTCAATATCAAAAGATTTTAACTCCTCAAAGGCGTTCATCCAGTAGAACTTTGAGTCTTCTAAGATAAAGGAGCCAGACTTTGTAGCTTTTATTTGTATTTCTTTTGATACCTCAGCCCCACCTTTAATTTCTTCAATTATAATTTCTTTATCTCCAGAAATTATTTCAAATTCTGAAGGAAGTGCTTCAGCTATTTTAACTTCGTATATATCGTCCTTGCCCCAGTTTTTGATATTATATATAATTTTCAATACTTCTCCTTCTTCAATTTCATTAGTAGAGATAGTTCTAGAAATTGAAGGTCCCCAAACTGTAACTAATGTAGGGGATAGAGATTTAGTTCCTTTGACGCCCCACTCGTCTTCATAAGTAGAAGCTGTTTGGCCAATCTGGTATTCTCCGCCTTGAGAAGGAACTAATGTGTATCTTAAAGTAACTCGCTCTTCTGGTTTCAGTTGGCCTCCCCAATAATTAATACCTGTTGTCAATTGAAGATTTGAAGGTATCCTGTCCTCGATTCTTACATTTTTAGCATCGCCATCGCCAGTATTAGTTATTATTGTTGTAACAGGGATGATATGCCCAATTCTAACAATATCCGATTCATATTCAGATTCTTGTCTAATCAACTGTATATTTGGAGTCCTTCCACCAACAGTTATATTTGTAGATGCTTCAGATTTAGCCTTCTTCGCAGCAATATCTTCAAATTCTGATGAAGTATTGATAGTGAATATCTTATCCTTATTCTCTTGAAGAACTCTGACTGTGAATTTAGTTGTTTTGGAATCTCCTTGTTTTAAACTATCAACAAACCCTCCAAGTTCTCCGTCTACAAGCTCTATATCCCCAGAAATAGAGTTGATATAGCTTATTTTCTTTGCAAGACCATCTCCTGTGTTAGTTAAAGTTAGGACAACATCGACATACTTATAATCTGCAAAAGAATAATCTTCATTGAAATATTGGATATTGGAAATTGTAATCTTAGGTTCTCCGTTTACTCTTACTGATGTACCTGATGCTATATGTTCAAAACTATGCCCTTCTAGATCATAATATAATAATTTAGTATCCCCAATTTTATATTCGCCTGGATACGACGCTGTTATGATATAATTATACATTTTTTCCTGTTCTGGTTTTAGTTCAGGAATTGTATATTCTATTCTTTTTATTTTAGGATTGTCAATCAATCTAAATCCTTCAGGGACATAATCAAGAACCTGCACATCTCTTGCAATTTTATTTCCAGTATTTCTTACAACTAGCACGACTATAACAGAATCTCCCCTAGATATGGTAACTCTATCCAATTTTTTAAGAATTTCAAGTCTAGGAAATTCCTTGCTTACGGTAACAGGCTCAATTTTAGAAGTTGTTTTGTATTTTTTCCCAGCTTCATCTTCAAAAAGTAGTTGAGTTTTAAATTCAAATTCTCCCATTTCTAAAGCTTTAACTTTGTAGATTAATGTAAATGTTTCATTTTTTGCCATTTTTGGAATATTTGTTGTTGCACTGCCATCAATTAACTCGAATCCGTCAGGAATATAATCAATTAGATTTACTTTTGTGGCAGTTATATCTCCTATATTTTTAATTCTAACTTCAACGTCAGTAGTTTCTCCTACAAAAAGTTTTTCTTTTACAATATTTCTTGTAATTTGAAATTCTGGTTGTTTTGGTACAATTGTAACTAATGTTTTATCACTTTTTGAATAATCTTGAATTACTTCCTGTTCTTTTTCATTAAAGTATCCCATTTGGTAGGATAAATCAATTTGGATTGGTGATACCTTTAGATAGTCAGTTTTTGGAGATTTAAATTTAAATACAATCAATCTTGTTTCATCAGGTTCCATAGATTTTATTTCAAGGCATGCTTCATTGTCTGAACCACAATAACAATTGTTACCTGTTAAAAAAGTGAAATCTTTAGCTGTTATATGTATTTTTACATTTTTTGCAGGTATATCCCCAGTATTTTGAATTTCAGTTACATACCAAAATGTTGTATCTGATTGAGGCTTTTCAATTTCATTTTCAGTTTCAAATTCAAAATCTTCAGGCCTCATTATTGAATGTATTATTGGAGTCCAAATTACTGTACCTCCACCCATCTCATAAATTGTTAGTTGTCTAATATTTTTACAGGTACTATCTTTTCCGATAGTAACAATATCTCCCTGGCGCAATTCACCAAGTTGAACAAATGATCCATTTGTCTCTTCAAAGTTATAGACATATTGGATATTTCCATTTATCATGGAAACATTGAAATTGTAAGTTTTTTCATCGAACTCGACAGAGCCGGAGCTTGCATTAATATCTACATCTCCTAAAAGAACAGTTTTAATCCCTTCCTTACTTCCTCTCAAGAAAGTTCTGTTGGTATCATCTATTTCTCCCCTATATAGTGTTGTTGAATTAATTGATAGTTCGGGTTCTTTTCTTTTAGTTACTGTTATGTTGAGTTTATATCTACCAAAGTAATTGGCATTTTCGTGATCATTAATTTCATTTACTTTAATTTTAAGAATTTCATCTATGTATAATGTATCTCCCGGAACTACCACCTGCTGGATTACCAAGGTACCCTTTCGATAAACTTCTAGAATACCTCTTTCTGGAGGCATTACAGGATGCCTTCTTTGGAGATCTTTAAGCAATATTGTATAATCTCCTACAACTGTGAGATCTCCAATCTCTATCCATCCCATGAATACGGCATCGGGATCATAATAGGGCCCCGGTAAAAGGACAAAGTCTTGAGTAATAGTTCCAGAAGGATAAGGCACGTTGACACTTATTTTTTTAGGAAGCCATCCTACTCCAGAAGCTTCAATATCGTAGAGCCCCCCAAGACCGGAAAGTGAGTAATTACCATCAGTAGACGTTATAGAAGTTGCTAAAACATTTTCCGTTCCAGGATAGTAAGCATTTACAGTTGCACCTTCAATTGGTGTTATGCCATCGGGCTGGAAAACATGTCCCACGACACTGCCATTTGTATCTTGGAGCGTTAAATTATAATCGGGCCCACAAGATGTGATGCATGTATCTGCCAATGTAGAATTCGAAGTATAGCCCGGAGCATATGCCCTTATTATATACTTACCATGTTCTAATGGATATATATAAAATGTACCATTTACATCTGTTGTTGTCATCCCTTTTATGGTGGGGCAAGCATTATTATCGTTAGCATAATGGGCATCAACGATTGCACCGCTGATTCCTTGTGGAGTTGCATTAGTATCTGTTATTCGACCAGAAATTACGCCTTGCGCCAAAACTGGAGTTGCAACAACGCTGACCATGAATATCGATAATAAAAATATATTTAGTAAGTATAAATAATTGGATTTTTGCATTGTTCCACCTAGTTGTGAATATCCACTACCAATTATGATTTAATAACTATATAAAGCTTTTGGTATTATTGATTAACAATAGATATTTTTAATTTTTAGAATTAGTAAATAACTCTTGTAATAATAAAATAGAAAAATATATTTTTGAGAAGAATATTGTATTATTTAGAAAGTTTTTTAATTCTGGCAAGACGTGCCCTTAATATCTCAAGTTCTTCTCTTGACAATCTCCCACCACGTAATCTTTCAAGTTCTTCTTTTTGCAGGTACACTCTAACTCCTAAGATAACATTAATTATTATACTAATTATGGCTATAATAAAAATTATTATCCAGCTATTAATCATTACATCTACTAGTGCCATAATATCATCTCCCAAATAGTCCTCCCATTAATTTATTCATGGATTTGGTAGAAGAATCAAATTCTGACTTCTTTCCTGCAATTTTTTTAGCAATATCTCTAATAGCTAGTGAAGCAGGAGATTTTGGATCCAATAACACGAAAGGTTTGCCTAGTGTTGTTGATTTCTTTACTATTTGATCCTCTGGGATGTTACCAATTATCCTGAGTTCAAGTATTGCTTCTATTTCCGGACCTGAAACTTCTGTTGGATCTCCTCTAACTCTATTTACAATAACTCCAAGAATCCTTGTGCCCAATTTTTCAGCTACCAATTTTATCTTTAATGCATCGGACAAGGAAGTAATTTCAGGATTTACTATTAAAAGCATGTTTTGTGAAGCTGCTATAGAAGTAACTGCATCTACTTCAAGTCCAGGAGGCCCATCAATTATCAACAAATCAACTTTTTCAACAAATACTTTGAATATTTGATTAATTTTATCGGGATCTGATTTTTTTAGTCTTCTTAATGATAAACCAGCTGGAACAACTTTAACTCCTCCAGGGCCATCATATACTATATCTTCAGGTCTTGCTTTATCTTCCAATACATCCTGTATTGTTTTGGGCAATCCCTCCATTCCAAATATTAGCTCAAGATTGGCCATAGTTATATCTGCATCAAAAATTAGAACGTTAAGCCCAACCTCAGAAAGAGCAATTCCTAAATTGGCGGCTATTGTTGTTTTACCTACTCCGCCCTTTCCTGAGGATATGACTAGTGATTCTCCCAATAAAACTCCTCCATTGTTTATAAAGTAAAAAGTAAATTAATATATAAAATTATCCCTGATTATTACGAAATCTACAAAAAAGATAAGGAAAAACTTAAAACAGACTTTAATATTGAAAAATCAATGATAAAAAATAATATAATTCAAAAATATGGCGAAGAAAATTATATCAAGTTATTATTTTTTATCAAAGGGGCGTTAATATCTATATTTCTTTATGTTATAAGTGATTATACCCCCATTAGAATATTTACTGCGCAGGCTGTTAAAGAAGGGATAACTTTTTTTGATATACAAAAGCCACTAATTATATCTGGTAAATTTGTGGCCGTTGGAAATTATGAGATATCTAAACGATGTATTGGATTGGCTTCAGGGGCTATATTTACTGCTTTATTTATTTTATCTTCTTTTAAACTAGTCAAAAAGATCATATACTTATCACTATTCCTTATAAGTCTATTATTCCTTAATATATTAAGATTGATAATAACAATATATCTTTTCGAACAAGGTTACACCTGGCTTATTGCCCATGACATATTAGCTTATGTTCTTGGGATTGGTTTTTCATTTCTTGTTCTAATAAGAATTAATCCTTACATACCATTATTTAGATAAAGTATTTTTATAAACCTCCAAATTTGCCTTTGCACATTTTTCCCATGAAAATAGATTTGATTTGCCAATGACTTTATTCGAGATATTTTCCCTAAATTCTGGAATTTTTATTATTTTCTCTACTAACTCAATTAGTTGACTTTTATCTGGAACTGCCAGATCTAAATCGCCCAATAAATAATTAGACCCAGGGCTTTCTAAAGCTACGACAGGGATGCCACACGCCATGGATTCCAAAATAGAAAGTCCAAATCCTTCTGTTTTTGATGTAGAT
The window above is part of the Methanofastidiosum sp. genome. Proteins encoded here:
- the atwA gene encoding methyl coenzyme M reductase system, component A2, with the translated sequence MSEYLLEVENITITFDGRKILDNVSFKLKEGESLGLLGKSGSGKSVLINILRGTKEYRPTEGKIFYNVSYCPKCLKVDLPSKKGTKCTKCNEEMILKKVDFWEDKTLFNQIRKRTAIMLQRTFSLYGEKTVMENMQDAFTGTEIPRNMVIPRIIELLQKVNMVQRMTHIARDLSGGEKQRIVLARQLAINPMLLLADEPTGTLDPLTASTVHNVLLDSVKQGMSLIVTSHWPEAIELLTQKAVWLENGKVIQSGDSKEVVKSFMQKLMPEEKIRFPGIGSSIIELWDVKKHYYSISRGVVKAVDGVTFAVNEKEIFGLVGKSGAGKTTVSRIIAGITPFTDGELNIRIGDEWIDMKEPGFLGKGKAMLYMGMLHQEYTLYPDKNVLQNLTDSIGIKLPKELGKMKVISVLEGVGFEDPTELDEILLKMPDALSVGEKHRIALAQVLIKEPRIVILDEPTGTMDPFTRKIVAKSIRKAREVLGETFLIVTHDSDFIVDVCDRACYMKDGKVVLIGEPEEIKERMISIKEPENE
- a CDS encoding chromate transporter, which encodes MKILDSKNRELLSIFLIFLKISGFTIGGGYAMAPAIERNLINKKLISEKEFFNLLSIAQSMPGPIAFNLSILLGSKIKGFWGSLFASLGVLIPPFFGILIVSTIIQTYSDSIYIQKFFIR
- a CDS encoding zinc ribbon domain-containing protein, with translation MIEGIILGIGLHAKVKVKQKRINKKRPILELEGGHDLFKKDNKWNYLTRIIDRENDHYLEVIKDIKTEKIIKKEDCKLSDHYGHGSAKWKKNRYKILRFFKTIISFFKRLFV
- a CDS encoding N-6 DNA methylase, which translates into the protein MKLLFFLSGGNTLFAKEEVVSLLDSYGAIYKIEHSEGQLLLVNINKKNIEFLYRLGLTHFVLEIISDSIIDEKMDRILSGIQWDSVLDFNRTFKVRVKNKDVKDYGDLESIIGKSISNFFQNKIKVDLTNPMDEIVGVILNDRLVIGKKIFERNKSDFNKRKPQLRPFFSPTSIDPRIARAMINISQAQSEILDPFAGTGGILIEAGLIGLETYGLDIEEKSVLGTKMNLSNYGIHNFDIRVGDARKIYGTFGRKFESIVTDAPYGRSTKIDKDKEKMYKDCFFSMLESFKKRCVVGLDKEYPFEEIGFRIESIYSFRVHKSLTRYLHILSHR
- a CDS encoding P-loop NTPase, producing MGESLVISSGKGGVGKTTIAANLGIALSEVGLNVLIFDADITMANLELIFGMEGLPKTIQDVLEDKARPEDIVYDGPGGVKVVPAGLSLRRLKKSDPDKINQIFKVFVEKVDLLIIDGPPGLEVDAVTSIAASQNMLLIVNPEITSLSDALKIKLVAEKLGTRILGVIVNRVRGDPTEVSGPEIEAILELRIIGNIPEDQIVKKSTTLGKPFVLLDPKSPASLAIRDIAKKIAGKKSEFDSSTKSMNKLMGGLFGR
- a CDS encoding archaeosortase/exosortase family protein, with the translated sequence MIKNNIIQKYGEENYIKLLFFIKGALISIFLYVISDYTPIRIFTAQAVKEGITFFDIQKPLIISGKFVAVGNYEISKRCIGLASGAIFTALFILSSFKLVKKIIYLSLFLISLLFLNILRLIITIYLFEQGYTWLIAHDILAYVLGIGFSFLVLIRINPYIPLFR
- the pcn gene encoding proliferating cell nuclear antigen (pcna), whose protein sequence is MSRFISSDISSIKQVIESISELTGECLFTIKNNGIYIEGTDPSLISKVEFFMPAKTFDTFQIDVEESIGINIDSFARICKRASAGESLIIDVNSKAGKIEIVLESDFKRNFEFTLLSTSNFNIPTLNPKYSTFIEIDSKIFRDIIKDMAIIGGTILFSVHKNNISILSEDYTSKALAEISSDSSSIRKFETKTTQRSKYNLNYILSFLNAYALSDYLKISVGGTKLPLKLEYPTKDEGRFTLYLAPMEI